From Aquamicrobium lusatiense, the proteins below share one genomic window:
- a CDS encoding AAA family ATPase encodes MSVIVTESPISEKDMIAQAEKALADISAVRDGVGRVIFGQESVVERTLVALLAGGHALLVGVPGLAKTKLVETLGIVLGLDTRRVQFTPDLMPSDILGSEVMEQDENGRRSFRFIPGPIFAQLLMADEVNRASPRTQSALLQSMQEYHITVAGQRYDLPAPFHVLATQNPLEQEGTYPLPEAQLDRFLMQIDILYPDMDAERRILLETTGTSEVRVANILTPERLREIQTLIRRMPVPETVVDAILKLVRSARPGQGDAETDRDVAWGPGPRASQALTLCARARALYDGRLAPSVDDVKALAEPVLQHRMALTFAARAEGMSVRDVVARLAKAV; translated from the coding sequence ATGAGCGTCATCGTCACCGAAAGCCCGATCAGCGAAAAGGACATGATCGCGCAGGCCGAAAAGGCTCTGGCCGACATTTCGGCAGTGCGCGACGGCGTCGGCAGAGTGATCTTCGGTCAGGAAAGCGTGGTCGAGCGCACCCTGGTGGCGCTTCTGGCGGGCGGCCATGCGCTGCTGGTCGGCGTGCCGGGCCTTGCCAAGACCAAGCTGGTGGAAACGCTGGGCATCGTGCTTGGCCTCGATACCCGCCGCGTGCAGTTCACGCCGGACCTCATGCCCTCCGACATTCTGGGTTCGGAGGTGATGGAGCAGGACGAGAACGGCCGCCGTTCCTTCCGCTTCATTCCCGGCCCCATCTTCGCGCAACTGCTGATGGCCGACGAGGTCAACCGCGCCTCGCCGCGCACCCAGTCGGCCCTGCTGCAATCCATGCAGGAATACCACATCACCGTTGCCGGGCAGCGCTATGACCTGCCCGCACCTTTTCATGTGCTGGCGACCCAGAACCCGCTGGAGCAGGAAGGCACCTATCCCCTGCCCGAGGCCCAGCTAGACCGCTTCCTGATGCAGATCGACATCCTGTACCCGGATATGGACGCCGAACGCCGCATTCTTCTGGAAACGACGGGAACGTCCGAGGTCCGCGTCGCCAACATCCTCACGCCGGAGCGGCTGCGGGAAATCCAGACCCTCATCCGCCGCATGCCGGTGCCGGAAACCGTTGTCGACGCGATCCTGAAGCTGGTGCGCTCGGCGCGCCCCGGACAGGGTGATGCCGAAACCGACCGCGACGTGGCGTGGGGCCCTGGCCCCCGCGCCAGCCAGGCGCTGACATTGTGCGCCCGCGCCCGCGCCCTCTATGACGGGCGTCTGGCTCCCTCCGTCGACGACGTGAAGGCGCTGGCCGAGCCGGTCCTTCAGCACCGCATGGCCCTGACCTTCGCCGCACGCGCCGAAGGCATGAGCGTGCGCGATGTCGTGGCGAGGCTTGCAAAGGCGGTCTGA
- a CDS encoding DUF1285 domain-containing protein produces MSERKPEQEQGLAAAADAGGLEALIARATRSGKGLPPVDKWNPDFCGDLDMEIRADGTWFYLGTPIGRPALVRLFSTVLRKDEDGRTYLVTPVEKVGIRVVDAPFAAVEADVSQRDGQQIVTFRTNVGDVVEAGPDNPMRFVEEEETGGLKPYVLVRGRLEALVSRPVMYQLVEHGEEVETPQGPMFALRSNGEVYPIMPAARLKQLSG; encoded by the coding sequence ATGAGCGAACGCAAGCCAGAACAGGAACAAGGTCTCGCAGCCGCCGCAGATGCCGGCGGACTGGAGGCGCTGATCGCCCGCGCGACCCGGTCCGGCAAGGGTCTGCCGCCTGTGGACAAGTGGAATCCGGATTTCTGCGGCGATCTCGATATGGAGATCCGCGCCGACGGAACGTGGTTCTATCTCGGCACGCCGATCGGGCGCCCGGCGCTTGTGCGGCTCTTCTCCACCGTGCTGCGCAAGGACGAGGATGGCCGCACCTATCTGGTGACGCCGGTGGAAAAGGTCGGCATCCGCGTCGTCGATGCACCCTTCGCGGCCGTCGAGGCTGACGTTTCGCAGCGGGACGGGCAGCAGATCGTTACCTTCCGCACCAATGTCGGCGATGTGGTCGAGGCCGGACCCGACAATCCGATGCGCTTTGTCGAGGAAGAAGAAACCGGGGGGCTGAAGCCTTACGTTCTGGTGCGGGGTCGGCTGGAGGCGCTGGTTTCGCGCCCGGTCATGTACCAGCTTGTCGAGCATGGCGAAGAGGTGGAGACGCCGCAGGGCCCGATGTTCGCACTGCGCTCCAATGGCGAGGTTTATCCGATCATGCCGGCCGCCCGGCTGAAACAGCTCAGCGGTTGA
- the choW gene encoding choline ABC transporter permease subunit, translating into MDPVSAFIASFKIPVGQWGRSFFTFLTTHFEWLFDAIADGVTWVLQSLIGMLLWFPPVVVVLLIAALAWWLQRSWKLALAVALGFGFIINQGLWKDTVETLVLVVSATAASMAIGVPIGIWAAHNERGYRILQPILDLMQTMPTFVYLIPVLILFGLGIAPGMIVTVIFACPAPIRLTHLGITSVPRPMIEAGEAFGATKRQLLWKVELPAALPTIMAGLTQCIMLSLSMVVIAALIGANGLGKPVVRALNSVNIPLGLEAGLAIVIVAIILDRMSRVRAGAAR; encoded by the coding sequence ATGGATCCTGTCTCGGCGTTCATCGCCAGCTTCAAGATCCCCGTCGGACAGTGGGGCAGGTCGTTCTTCACCTTTCTGACTACCCATTTCGAGTGGCTGTTCGATGCGATCGCCGACGGGGTGACGTGGGTTCTCCAGAGCCTCATCGGCATGCTCCTGTGGTTCCCTCCCGTGGTCGTGGTGCTCTTGATCGCGGCGCTTGCCTGGTGGTTGCAACGCTCCTGGAAACTGGCGCTCGCCGTGGCACTGGGCTTTGGCTTCATCATCAATCAGGGGCTTTGGAAGGATACGGTCGAGACGCTCGTGCTGGTGGTCAGCGCGACCGCCGCCTCCATGGCCATCGGCGTGCCGATCGGCATCTGGGCCGCGCATAACGAACGCGGCTACCGCATCCTCCAGCCGATCCTCGACCTGATGCAGACAATGCCGACATTCGTCTATCTCATTCCGGTCCTCATCCTGTTCGGCCTCGGCATTGCGCCGGGGATGATCGTGACGGTGATCTTCGCATGTCCGGCTCCCATCCGCCTCACCCATCTCGGCATCACCTCCGTGCCCCGGCCGATGATCGAGGCGGGCGAGGCCTTCGGCGCCACCAAACGCCAGCTTCTGTGGAAGGTGGAGCTTCCGGCGGCGCTGCCCACCATCATGGCCGGCCTTACCCAATGCATCATGCTGTCGCTGTCGATGGTGGTGATCGCGGCGCTGATCGGCGCCAACGGCCTCGGCAAGCCGGTGGTGCGGGCGCTGAACTCGGTCAACATCCCGCTCGGGCTTGAAGCCGGCCTCGCCATCGTCATCGTAGCCATCATCCTCGACCGGATGAGCCGCGTCAGGGCAGGAGCCGCACGATGA
- the choV gene encoding choline ABC transporter ATP-binding protein, producing the protein MTVAVEFRNVDIVFGKDTARALDMIDKGATRDEVLASTGAVIGCAGASLAVSEGDISVLMGLSGSGKSTLLRAVNRLNVVSRGEVLVRDGNDMIDVVNCNDATLRHLRQKKVAMVFQQFGLLPWRTVEENVGFGLELAGVPEAERRERVARQLKLVGLQQWAGKYAHELSGGMQQRVGLARAFATEAPILLMDEPFSALDPLIRTKLQDELLQLQSELKKTIIFVSHDLEEALKIGTTITIMEGGHIIQTGTPEDIVLKPQNDYVRDFIANVNPLSVLTAWNVMRMKHELDHDADGWVWLDRRATTRFRLDANDLVVAAERNGQPADWVSCEDVEKLPEDCSQVFWATPGTPLKTVMLAMQRSQTAPVALFDEQSRFVGSIGIRDVLTAVLRR; encoded by the coding sequence ATGACGGTCGCCGTCGAATTTCGCAATGTCGACATCGTGTTCGGCAAGGACACTGCGCGCGCCCTCGACATGATCGACAAGGGAGCGACGCGGGACGAGGTGCTGGCCAGCACCGGGGCGGTAATTGGCTGCGCGGGCGCCAGCCTCGCCGTCAGCGAAGGCGACATATCCGTGCTGATGGGACTTTCGGGCTCCGGCAAATCCACGCTGCTGCGGGCCGTCAACCGCCTGAACGTCGTCAGCCGCGGCGAGGTTCTGGTGCGCGACGGCAACGACATGATCGATGTCGTCAACTGCAACGACGCGACGCTGCGCCACCTGCGCCAGAAAAAAGTCGCCATGGTGTTCCAGCAATTCGGCCTGCTTCCCTGGCGCACGGTGGAGGAGAATGTCGGCTTCGGGCTGGAGCTTGCCGGGGTGCCGGAGGCGGAGCGCCGCGAGCGCGTTGCGCGCCAGCTCAAGCTGGTCGGCCTCCAGCAATGGGCCGGCAAATATGCGCATGAGCTTTCAGGCGGCATGCAGCAGCGGGTCGGGCTGGCGCGCGCCTTCGCCACCGAAGCGCCGATCCTGCTGATGGACGAGCCATTCTCGGCGCTTGATCCGCTCATCCGCACCAAGTTGCAGGACGAATTGCTCCAACTCCAGAGTGAACTGAAGAAGACGATCATCTTCGTGTCGCACGATCTTGAAGAGGCGCTGAAGATCGGCACCACCATCACGATCATGGAGGGTGGCCACATCATCCAGACTGGCACGCCCGAGGATATCGTTCTCAAGCCGCAGAACGACTATGTGCGCGACTTCATCGCGAACGTGAATCCGCTGTCGGTGCTGACGGCATGGAACGTGATGCGCATGAAGCACGAGCTCGATCACGACGCCGACGGCTGGGTGTGGCTCGACCGCCGCGCCACGACGCGCTTCCGGCTCGATGCCAACGATCTGGTCGTCGCCGCAGAACGCAACGGCCAGCCGGCGGACTGGGTGTCCTGCGAAGATGTGGAAAAGCTGCCGGAAGATTGCTCGCAGGTGTTCTGGGCGACACCCGGCACGCCGCTGAAGACGGTGATGCTGGCCATGCAGCGCTCGCAGACGGCCCCGGTTGCCTTGTTCGACGAACAGTCGCGCTTCGTGGGCTCCATTGGCATCCGCGATGTGCTGACGGCGGTTCTCAGGCGGTAA
- a CDS encoding choline ABC transporter substrate-binding protein, whose product MPSFKTIAMSLVFTAAAGGAAFAAEPASCKAVRFADVGWTDITATTATASVILEALGYQPDVQVLSVPVTYASLSAKDIDVFLGNWMPTMEADIKPYQENGTVDTVGTNLEGAKYTLAVPAYTYEAGLKSFQDIAKFKDKLGNKIYGIEAGNDGNRVVLDMISANKFDTAGLELVESSEAGMLAAVQKAVGSKQDIVFLGWEPHPMNANIDMKYLEGGDDVFGPNYGGATVLTNVRAGYTTECPNMGAFLKNLVFSLPMENEIMGAILNDNAEPKAAATAWLKANPDAITPWLQGVTTFDGGDADAAVKSALGL is encoded by the coding sequence ATGCCCAGCTTCAAAACAATAGCCATGTCGCTCGTCTTCACGGCAGCGGCAGGCGGCGCAGCCTTCGCGGCCGAGCCGGCCAGTTGCAAGGCCGTGCGTTTCGCCGATGTCGGCTGGACCGACATCACCGCGACCACCGCAACGGCTTCGGTGATTCTGGAGGCGCTCGGCTATCAGCCTGACGTGCAGGTGCTTTCGGTGCCGGTGACTTATGCCTCGCTCAGCGCCAAGGACATCGACGTCTTCCTCGGCAACTGGATGCCGACGATGGAAGCCGACATCAAGCCTTATCAGGAAAACGGCACGGTCGACACCGTGGGGACCAATCTGGAAGGGGCGAAGTACACGCTGGCCGTGCCGGCCTACACCTATGAAGCCGGGCTGAAGAGCTTTCAGGATATCGCGAAGTTCAAGGACAAGCTCGGCAACAAGATTTACGGCATCGAGGCCGGTAACGACGGCAACCGCGTCGTGCTCGACATGATTTCGGCGAACAAGTTCGATACCGCGGGTTTAGAGCTGGTGGAAAGCTCCGAGGCCGGCATGCTGGCCGCCGTGCAGAAGGCCGTGGGCTCGAAGCAGGATATCGTGTTCCTCGGCTGGGAACCGCATCCCATGAACGCGAACATCGACATGAAGTATCTTGAGGGTGGCGACGACGTGTTCGGCCCCAATTACGGCGGTGCCACGGTTCTCACCAATGTGCGCGCCGGCTACACCACCGAATGCCCGAACATGGGGGCGTTCCTGAAGAACCTCGTCTTCTCCCTGCCGATGGAGAACGAGATCATGGGCGCGATCCTCAATGACAATGCCGAGCCGAAAGCTGCTGCAACGGCGTGGCTGAAAGCCAACCCCGATGCCATCACGCCGTGGCTGCAGGGCGTGACCACTTTCGACGGCGGCGATGCAGATGCTGCCGTGAAATCAGCACTGGGCCTTTGA
- a CDS encoding CCA tRNA nucleotidyltransferase produces the protein MSDKVSIAGRGDWLADEHLQRLLSVLSAEGEEARIAGGAVRNALLGQPVADVDIATTNLPAETMRRAKEAGFKPVPTGIDHGTITVVAGGRPFEVTTLRADVETDGRHARVAFGRDWKADAERRDFTINALYAEADGTVIDFVGGLADIEAQRLRFIGDPEARIREDYLRILRFFRFFAWYGGGRPDGEGLKACARLKEGLDRLSAERVWAELKKLLCAPDPSRALLWMRQSGVLSRILPESEKWGIDGIHALVRAEGDLDWPVDAMLRLETMLPPDAVRMKDLAKRMRMSRAEANRLDKWALAPAVRPGTTEGTLARELYEGDAQAMADRLAIALSAARARAAEDDKALLEAGGYARQLGFVRKWTRPEFPLKGADLTALSIAPGPTLGTLLRRLEQEWIASGFMLGRDALLERATEEVRPRP, from the coding sequence GTGAGCGACAAGGTAAGCATTGCCGGGCGCGGCGACTGGCTGGCGGACGAGCATCTGCAGCGCCTGCTTTCGGTTCTGAGCGCAGAGGGCGAGGAAGCGCGCATCGCGGGCGGAGCGGTGCGCAACGCATTGCTCGGCCAGCCGGTGGCCGATGTCGACATCGCGACGACTAACCTGCCGGCCGAGACCATGCGCCGCGCTAAGGAGGCAGGTTTCAAACCTGTCCCGACCGGTATCGACCATGGAACGATCACGGTGGTTGCCGGCGGGCGGCCGTTTGAAGTGACGACGTTGCGGGCAGATGTCGAGACGGACGGTCGCCATGCCCGCGTCGCCTTCGGGCGTGACTGGAAAGCGGATGCGGAGCGGCGCGATTTCACCATTAACGCGCTCTACGCCGAAGCCGACGGCACGGTTATCGACTTCGTTGGCGGGCTGGCTGATATCGAGGCGCAGCGGCTGCGGTTCATCGGCGATCCGGAGGCACGCATCCGAGAGGACTACCTGCGTATTCTGCGGTTTTTCCGCTTCTTCGCCTGGTATGGCGGCGGCCGGCCAGACGGGGAGGGCCTGAAAGCCTGCGCGCGCCTGAAGGAGGGGCTCGACCGGCTGTCGGCGGAACGCGTCTGGGCGGAACTGAAGAAGCTGCTTTGTGCGCCCGATCCATCGCGCGCCCTGTTGTGGATGCGCCAGTCCGGCGTGCTGTCGCGCATTCTTCCCGAAAGCGAGAAATGGGGCATCGACGGAATCCATGCGCTGGTGCGCGCCGAGGGCGATCTTGACTGGCCGGTGGATGCCATGCTGCGGCTGGAAACGATGCTGCCGCCAGATGCGGTGCGCATGAAGGATCTGGCGAAGCGGATGCGCATGTCACGGGCGGAAGCGAATCGTCTGGATAAGTGGGCGCTTGCACCCGCCGTCCGGCCCGGCACGACTGAAGGCACGCTTGCCCGCGAGCTTTATGAGGGCGATGCGCAGGCCATGGCCGACCGGCTGGCGATTGCCCTTTCAGCAGCGCGGGCCCGCGCTGCTGAAGACGACAAGGCGCTGTTGGAGGCTGGCGGCTATGCCCGGCAACTCGGCTTTGTGCGGAAATGGACGAGGCCGGAGTTCCCGCTCAAGGGCGCCGACCTGACGGCACTTAGCATCGCGCCCGGCCCAACCCTCGGAACGCTGCTCAGGCGGCTTGAGCAGGAGTGGATCGCAAGCGGTTTCATGCTCGGGCGCGATGCGTTGCTGGAGCGTGCGACGGAAGAGGTCAGGCCGCGTCCCTGA
- the rpsU gene encoding 30S ribosomal protein S21, protein MQVLVRDNNVDQALRVLKKKLQREGIFREMKARRAYEKPSERRGREKAEAVRRTRKAARKLAIREGLIAGPVKKPRMPARPARPAAPAAS, encoded by the coding sequence TTGCAGGTACTTGTCCGTGATAACAATGTCGATCAGGCTCTGCGGGTCCTGAAGAAGAAATTGCAGCGCGAAGGCATCTTTCGCGAAATGAAGGCGCGCCGCGCCTATGAGAAGCCTTCCGAGCGCCGCGGCCGTGAAAAGGCTGAAGCCGTCCGCCGGACGCGCAAGGCAGCTCGCAAGCTTGCCATTCGTGAGGGGCTGATCGCCGGGCCGGTGAAGAAGCCGCGCATGCCGGCTCGTCCGGCACGGCCGGCCGCACCCGCCGCTTCCTGA
- a CDS encoding DUF4159 domain-containing protein gives MSWLPLSFGAPMVLFGLLALPVIWWLLRFTPPRPQTELFPPLKILARVLKREETPRQSPWWLTLLRLLMAALVIMALADPVLNPREETPARGAGLALVIDNGWASAPDWDKRVATARRLIADAGTSDIPVILAFTAEKPNADIGPFDANAALDRLRATMPRPIPTDRQAIYARVGEALAAMPGAGIAVLSDGLEAPGDEPAFAALLARSAASLIWAAPEHIAPIAVTATENEVDGFSLTAIRAPGNAAPARLTAGAFDDKGRRIADAVLAFGAGEDTATATMTVPFELRNDFASVALDGERHAGAVRVLDESSRRRRVGLISQSEADQAQPLLSPLYYIRRALSPFADLIEPSNPDLAEAIPQILDQKPAMIIMSDVGAMPEQARTRLADWVQGGGTLVRFAGPRLANAGNDDLLPVRLRGGERNFGGALSWTTPQPVTEFPASGPFADLTPPREVTVSRQVLAEPSADIVDRTWVSLADGTPLVTGAKRGKGSIVLFHIAPTATWSNLPISGSFVEMLQRVVLLSRNQGSIETPADATPAALAPYRMIAADGALVPPSPEARPLTPGSGAAVTMENPPGLYGSEAGVLAHNLLSSESRMQPIARPQAQVPVTEIAYAFDESSLLKGPFIAAALVLMALDTLAVLWMGGILGRRRKGRNTAATTAAASMLLAASLSVLLVQNASAQDAKPDDAASIEAISTTRLAYVITGTSGVDAVSRAGLQGLTRFLVEKTSMEPGEPTGVDIAKDELAFYPLIYWPIDPASPMPDEDAIARIDAYMRQGGTVLFDTRDQYSSGFGEGSASPATQRLRDILGNLNIPPLEPVPADHVLTKSFYMVPEFPGRFNGSPMWVEASLDASNDDDRPVRTGDGVSPILITANDLAGAWAIDAGGAPLFPTVPPDPMQRVYALRGGVNIMMYMLTGNYKSDQVHVPILLERLGQ, from the coding sequence ATGAGCTGGCTGCCGCTCTCCTTTGGAGCGCCCATGGTGCTGTTCGGGCTGCTGGCGCTGCCGGTGATCTGGTGGCTGCTGCGCTTCACCCCGCCCAGACCCCAGACCGAGCTGTTCCCGCCGCTGAAGATCCTTGCCCGCGTGCTGAAGCGCGAGGAAACACCACGGCAAAGCCCGTGGTGGCTGACGCTTCTGCGTCTCCTCATGGCCGCGCTTGTTATCATGGCGCTCGCGGACCCGGTGCTCAATCCGCGGGAGGAAACCCCTGCGCGCGGAGCCGGACTCGCGCTGGTCATCGATAACGGCTGGGCTTCCGCACCTGACTGGGACAAGCGCGTCGCCACCGCACGGCGTCTTATCGCGGATGCCGGCACGTCCGACATTCCGGTCATCCTCGCCTTTACCGCCGAAAAGCCGAATGCCGACATCGGTCCCTTCGACGCCAACGCCGCGCTCGATCGCCTGCGCGCGACCATGCCGCGCCCGATCCCGACCGACCGGCAGGCGATCTATGCGCGTGTTGGCGAGGCACTCGCCGCTATGCCGGGCGCCGGCATCGCCGTGCTCAGCGACGGGCTGGAAGCTCCGGGCGATGAGCCGGCTTTCGCTGCACTTCTGGCGCGCAGCGCGGCAAGCCTCATATGGGCCGCACCCGAACACATCGCGCCGATCGCCGTGACGGCGACGGAAAACGAGGTTGACGGCTTCTCGCTGACGGCGATCCGGGCACCGGGCAATGCCGCGCCCGCCCGTCTCACCGCCGGCGCCTTCGACGACAAGGGCCGCCGCATCGCCGATGCCGTGCTCGCCTTCGGTGCCGGCGAGGACACGGCCACGGCGACGATGACCGTGCCGTTCGAGCTGCGCAACGACTTCGCCTCCGTCGCGCTGGACGGCGAACGCCACGCCGGCGCGGTGCGGGTTCTGGACGAAAGCTCCAGACGCCGCCGCGTCGGGCTGATCTCGCAATCCGAGGCCGATCAGGCACAGCCGCTTTTGTCGCCGCTCTACTATATCCGCCGTGCGCTCTCTCCCTTCGCCGACCTGATCGAGCCGTCAAACCCCGATCTTGCCGAGGCCATTCCCCAGATCCTCGACCAGAAACCGGCCATGATCATCATGTCCGATGTCGGCGCCATGCCCGAACAGGCGCGGACGAGGCTCGCCGACTGGGTTCAGGGCGGCGGCACTCTGGTGCGTTTCGCCGGTCCCCGGCTTGCCAATGCCGGCAACGACGATCTGCTGCCCGTGCGGCTGCGCGGCGGCGAGCGCAATTTCGGCGGCGCGCTTTCGTGGACCACACCGCAGCCGGTGACGGAGTTTCCCGCTTCCGGCCCCTTCGCCGATCTCACCCCGCCACGCGAGGTGACGGTCAGCCGGCAGGTGCTGGCCGAGCCTTCGGCGGACATCGTCGATCGCACATGGGTGAGCCTTGCCGATGGCACGCCGCTGGTGACGGGTGCGAAGCGCGGCAAGGGCAGCATCGTGCTCTTCCACATCGCGCCGACCGCGACATGGTCGAACCTGCCGATCTCCGGCAGCTTCGTGGAGATGCTCCAGCGCGTCGTGCTGCTCTCGCGCAATCAGGGCAGCATCGAGACGCCGGCCGACGCCACGCCGGCAGCACTTGCGCCTTACCGCATGATCGCCGCCGACGGCGCCCTCGTCCCTCCCTCTCCCGAGGCACGGCCGTTGACGCCGGGCTCCGGCGCTGCGGTGACGATGGAGAACCCGCCCGGCCTTTATGGTTCGGAAGCCGGCGTGCTGGCACACAATCTGCTTTCCTCCGAAAGCAGGATGCAGCCGATCGCACGGCCGCAGGCGCAGGTTCCGGTGACGGAGATCGCCTATGCCTTCGACGAATCGAGCCTTCTCAAAGGTCCCTTCATTGCTGCCGCGCTTGTGCTGATGGCGCTCGACACGCTGGCGGTTCTATGGATGGGCGGCATTCTGGGGCGGCGGCGCAAGGGCCGCAATACGGCTGCCACCACGGCCGCGGCCTCGATGCTGCTTGCCGCTTCCCTTTCTGTCCTGCTCGTCCAGAATGCTTCCGCGCAGGATGCGAAGCCGGACGATGCCGCATCCATAGAGGCGATCTCGACCACGCGGCTCGCCTATGTGATCACCGGTACGTCAGGCGTCGATGCTGTCAGCCGTGCCGGCCTTCAGGGTCTCACCCGCTTTCTCGTCGAGAAAACCTCGATGGAACCGGGAGAACCAACAGGCGTGGATATCGCGAAAGACGAACTGGCCTTCTACCCGCTGATCTACTGGCCGATCGATCCGGCCTCCCCGATGCCGGACGAAGACGCCATCGCACGCATCGACGCCTATATGCGTCAGGGCGGAACGGTGCTGTTCGATACGCGCGACCAGTATTCGAGCGGCTTCGGCGAAGGCTCGGCGAGCCCCGCCACCCAGCGTCTGCGCGACATTCTCGGAAACCTCAACATACCGCCGCTGGAGCCGGTGCCGGCAGACCATGTGCTGACCAAGTCGTTCTATATGGTCCCCGAGTTTCCCGGCCGCTTCAACGGCAGCCCGATGTGGGTGGAAGCCTCGCTCGACGCCTCCAACGACGACGACCGCCCCGTGCGCACCGGCGACGGCGTGTCGCCCATCCTGATAACCGCCAATGATCTTGCCGGCGCATGGGCGATCGATGCCGGTGGGGCCCCGCTGTTTCCCACTGTCCCGCCGGATCCGATGCAGCGCGTCTATGCGCTGCGTGGCGGGGTCAACATCATGATGTACATGCTGACCGGCAACTACAAGTCCGATCAGGTGCATGTGCCGATCCTGCTCGAACGGCTGGGGCAGTAA
- a CDS encoding CoA pyrophosphatase, translating to MRALAQSPAEAPGQVYGDHRFNPGHPRLALETMQLRPAAVLIPVVDHGDEATVLLTKRSETLRNHTGQVAFPGGRVDATDPTPEYTALRETQEEIGLPDKFIDVVGRMPDYVSGSGYLISPVLSVVKPGFRLDLNPQEVDTAFEVPLRFLMDPVNHRRDSRMWNDLEWYFYEMPYDGQRIWGVTAGIIRTLYERLYA from the coding sequence ATGCGCGCGTTGGCGCAGTCACCCGCAGAGGCGCCGGGTCAGGTCTATGGCGATCACCGTTTCAATCCGGGCCATCCACGGCTCGCGCTGGAAACCATGCAGTTGCGGCCGGCCGCGGTGCTGATCCCGGTGGTGGACCATGGCGACGAGGCCACCGTGCTGCTCACCAAGCGCTCCGAGACGCTGCGCAATCATACCGGGCAGGTGGCATTTCCCGGCGGGCGCGTCGATGCCACCGATCCCACGCCGGAATACACGGCGCTGCGCGAGACGCAGGAGGAAATCGGCCTGCCAGACAAGTTCATCGACGTGGTGGGGCGGATGCCCGACTATGTGTCGGGCAGCGGTTATCTCATCTCGCCCGTGCTTTCGGTGGTGAAGCCCGGTTTCCGCCTCGACCTCAACCCGCAGGAGGTCGATACGGCCTTCGAGGTGCCGTTGCGCTTCCTCATGGATCCGGTCAACCATCGCCGCGACAGCCGCATGTGGAACGATCTCGAATGGTATTTCTACGAAATGCCCTATGACGGCCAGCGCATATGGGGTGTGACTGCCGGCATCATCCGCACCCTTTATGAAAGGCTCTATGCGTGA
- a CDS encoding DUF58 domain-containing protein: MARIGEFQAPAEAREALARARQRAALVPDLLIEARRIVNTVVSGWHGRRKRGIGENFWQFRPYVDGESVSRIDWRRSARDDHTYLRDREWEAAHTVWLWADMSASMLYKSTLATVSKQSRALVLALAAAELLSRGGERIGWPGLTDPFSARNGAERIASHLAHASALPDRPDLSGIRRFSDVVLISDFLDPIEDTLGWLDVLTRNGVRAHLIEIADPAEETFPYSGRTEFTDPESGDKLTAGRAETLAADYRRLYVARREELAAHARRHDWSFTVSHTDRPASEALVRLHAALSATGGFGAQKQSGRQSA; this comes from the coding sequence ATGGCCAGGATCGGCGAGTTCCAGGCTCCTGCCGAAGCGCGCGAGGCGCTGGCAAGGGCACGCCAGCGGGCCGCCCTCGTACCGGACCTGCTGATCGAGGCGCGCCGTATCGTCAACACGGTGGTTTCGGGCTGGCATGGCCGCCGCAAACGCGGCATCGGTGAGAATTTCTGGCAATTCCGGCCCTATGTGGATGGCGAGTCGGTCAGCCGCATCGACTGGCGCCGCTCGGCTCGCGACGACCACACATATCTCCGCGACCGCGAGTGGGAAGCCGCGCACACCGTGTGGCTGTGGGCGGACATGTCCGCCTCCATGCTCTACAAATCGACGCTCGCCACCGTATCCAAGCAGTCGCGCGCGCTGGTTCTGGCGCTCGCCGCTGCGGAACTTCTGTCGCGCGGCGGCGAGCGCATCGGCTGGCCGGGCCTCACCGACCCCTTCAGCGCCCGCAACGGCGCCGAGCGCATCGCCTCGCACCTCGCCCATGCGTCGGCACTGCCGGACAGGCCTGACCTCTCCGGGATCCGGCGCTTCAGCGATGTGGTCCTGATCAGCGATTTTCTCGATCCGATCGAGGACACGCTCGGCTGGCTGGACGTGTTGACCCGCAACGGCGTGCGTGCCCATCTCATCGAGATTGCCGATCCCGCCGAGGAAACCTTCCCCTATTCGGGCCGTACAGAATTCACCGATCCCGAAAGCGGCGACAAGCTGACCGCCGGCCGGGCCGAGACGCTGGCCGCCGATTATCGGCGCCTGTATGTGGCGCGTCGCGAGGAGCTCGCCGCCCATGCCAGACGCCACGACTGGAGTTTCACCGTCAGCCACACCGACCGGCCTGCCTCCGAGGCGCTGGTGCGCCTGCATGCGGCGCTGAGCGCCACCGGCGGTTTCGGCGCACAAAAGCAAAGCGGGAGGCAATCGGCATGA